One genomic window of Misgurnus anguillicaudatus chromosome 12, ASM2758022v2, whole genome shotgun sequence includes the following:
- the LOC141368890 gene encoding uncharacterized protein encodes MEPIGFKSGLNSLLEMGIDIDVMTTDRSPSIRKIMRVDYPQIHHEFDIWHVVKGFFKKLLSVSKKKENVDLQPWIKSICNHLWYACASCNSDPEVLTEKWKSLLHHICGEHRLEENGRQQTCAHDELTHDQQRRKRWLRKESTAFCTLSTLVLHPNLLKDMRQMALFKHSDEPPPSRTSLRKDKEAAGPSLVQYSICCEHASDLGK; translated from the exons ATGGAGCCCATAGGCTTTAAAAGTGGTCTAAACTCTCTTTTGGAAATGGGAATTGACATTGACGTGATGACTACGGACAGATCCCCATCTATAAGAAAGATCATGAGGGTTGATTATCCACAAATTCATCATGAGTTTGACATCTGGCATGTAGTGAAGG GTTTCTTCAAGAAATTACTATCAGTTtctaaaaagaaagaaaatgtagACCTTCAGCCATGGATTAAAAGCATATGCAACCATTTGTGGTATGCATGTGCATCCTGCAACAGTGACCCAGAG gTTTTGACAGAAAAGTGGAAATCTCTGCTCCATCACATTTGCGGTGAACACAGGTTGGAAGAAAATGGACGTCAACAAACGTGTGCCCACGATGAACTCACCCATGACCAGCAAAGGCGGAAACGATGGCTACGAAAAGAGTCCACAGCCTTCTGCACACTATCAACACTGGTTTTACATCCCAATCTGTTGAAGGACATGAGGCAAATGGCCCTCTTCAAGCACTCAG ATGAACCCCCGCCTTCACGCACTTCGTTGAGGAAGGACAAAGAGGCTGCTGGTCCTAGCTTAGTTCAGTAcagcatatgttgtgagcaTGCTTCAGATCTCGGGAAATAG